One Kangiella geojedonensis DNA segment encodes these proteins:
- the rpiA gene encoding ribose-5-phosphate isomerase RpiA, whose amino-acid sequence MTQDELKALVGQAAVDYVVEGSIVGVGTGSTVNYFIDELAKIKHKIEGAVSSSEASTERLKAHGIEVFELNDVDRIPVYVDGADESNHLLELIKGGGGALTREKIIAAVAEKFVCIADESKLVRRLGEFPLPVEVIPMARSYVAREIVKLGGDPVYRAGFTTDNGNVILDVHGLEINEPIKLERILNNIVGVVTNGLFAERAADVLLLGKQDSVETLTR is encoded by the coding sequence ATGACTCAGGACGAATTAAAGGCGTTAGTTGGCCAAGCTGCCGTCGACTATGTGGTTGAGGGTAGTATCGTTGGCGTAGGAACAGGCTCAACTGTTAATTACTTCATCGACGAATTAGCCAAAATCAAACATAAAATTGAAGGTGCTGTCTCTAGCTCCGAAGCATCGACTGAGCGCCTCAAGGCTCACGGTATTGAAGTCTTTGAGCTTAACGATGTTGATCGCATCCCCGTCTACGTTGATGGCGCTGATGAGTCGAACCATTTGTTAGAGTTAATTAAAGGCGGTGGTGGCGCATTAACACGCGAAAAAATTATTGCCGCTGTGGCAGAGAAGTTCGTTTGCATCGCTGACGAATCAAAGTTAGTCCGTCGCTTGGGGGAATTCCCGCTACCTGTTGAAGTCATACCTATGGCTCGTAGCTATGTTGCCCGTGAAATTGTTAAGCTTGGTGGCGATCCTGTCTACCGAGCAGGCTTCACAACGGATAATGGCAACGTCATTTTGGATGTCCATGGCTTAGAAATCAATGAACCGATCAAGTTAGAGCGTATTCTTAACAATATAGTCGGCGTCGTCACCAATGGTTTATTTGCAGAAAGAGCAGCTGATGTATTGTTGCTTGGCAAGCAAGACTCGGTCGAGACCCTGACACGATAA
- the prsR gene encoding PEP-CTERM-box response regulator transcription factor, protein MAQNKPELLVIEDDKGLQKQLKWSLDEYHVVLAEDKESSLVELRRFQPKVVTLDLGLPPDPANASAGLELMEEILKLSPSSKIIVVTGNDEREVAMKAVELGAYDYYQKPIQPDELKLIINRAFELANLEEESRIHRRNENMRFHGIVATSPKMLAVCQKIEKVAPTDLNVMLEGDSGTGKEVLGRAVHHLSKKESKPFAYLNCAAIPENLLETELFGYDAAGFNQGQSSSLGKIEEANEGTLFLDEVGMMPMSLQAKFMRVLTDGVVERVGSREATSVTLRVICSANSQLEQQVQEGKFREDLYYKLNEINISIPPLSERDGDVVLIARTMLNKFNQQFGRNIKGFTKAAVQAMEAYSWPGNVRELENKIKSAVVMSENTQISPEDLQIDESQLREMPLNLRQVREAAETRAIQRAIVLADGNISQAAKLLGLTRPTLYSLMDKYSIHS, encoded by the coding sequence ATGGCACAGAATAAACCAGAATTATTAGTCATTGAAGATGACAAAGGCTTACAGAAACAGCTCAAGTGGTCGCTGGATGAGTACCATGTGGTGCTGGCGGAAGACAAAGAATCATCGTTAGTTGAGTTAAGGCGCTTCCAACCGAAAGTCGTGACGCTTGATTTAGGTTTACCGCCGGATCCCGCCAATGCTAGCGCCGGACTTGAGCTCATGGAGGAAATTCTGAAGCTTTCACCATCCAGTAAGATTATTGTGGTGACAGGGAATGATGAGCGCGAAGTCGCGATGAAAGCTGTGGAGCTTGGTGCTTATGACTATTACCAAAAGCCAATTCAACCAGACGAATTAAAGCTGATCATTAATCGTGCTTTCGAACTGGCAAATTTAGAAGAAGAAAGTCGCATCCATCGTCGTAACGAAAATATGCGCTTCCACGGGATTGTCGCTACAAGCCCTAAAATGTTAGCGGTGTGTCAGAAGATAGAAAAAGTTGCGCCGACCGATCTTAATGTGATGTTGGAAGGCGACAGTGGTACGGGTAAGGAAGTCCTCGGCCGTGCCGTCCATCACTTGAGTAAAAAAGAATCCAAGCCATTTGCATATCTGAATTGTGCAGCAATCCCTGAAAACCTACTGGAAACGGAGTTGTTTGGATATGATGCGGCAGGTTTTAATCAGGGGCAATCAAGCAGTTTAGGCAAGATAGAAGAAGCCAATGAAGGAACCTTGTTTTTGGATGAGGTGGGAATGATGCCCATGTCATTACAGGCAAAGTTTATGCGTGTCTTGACGGATGGAGTGGTTGAGCGTGTTGGAAGTAGGGAGGCAACCTCTGTTACTTTAAGGGTGATTTGTTCTGCCAATAGCCAACTGGAACAGCAAGTCCAAGAAGGTAAGTTCCGAGAAGATTTATATTACAAGCTGAACGAAATCAATATCAGCATTCCACCGTTATCCGAGCGCGATGGTGACGTGGTATTAATTGCTCGAACCATGCTGAATAAATTTAACCAGCAGTTTGGGCGCAACATCAAAGGGTTTACTAAAGCCGCGGTACAAGCCATGGAAGCCTATTCATGGCCAGGTAATGTGCGAGAACTAGAAAACAAAATTAAAAGTGCCGTCGTGATGTCTGAAAATACTCAGATTTCACCAGAAGACTTACAAATTGATGAGTCGCAATTGCGTGAGATGCCTTTGAACCTAAGGCAAGTGCGTGAAGCTGCCGAAACTCGAGCTATTCAACGTGCGATTGTGTTGGCCGACGGTAATATTTCTCAAGCAGCTAAGTTGCTGGGATTAACCAGACCGACGCTTTATAGCTTGATGGATAAGTATAGTATCCATAGTTAG
- the serA gene encoding phosphoglycerate dehydrogenase — protein sequence MATNTSYDKQHLKVLLLEGVHPVAEEIFRRDGYDNVTYHKTALSEPELLETIGEYHFIGIRSRSQLSEKVLAAANKLVGIGCFCIGTNQVNLDAAQNKGIPVFNAPYSNTRSVAELVLGEMIMLLRGIPAKNAAAHRGEWHKSAAQSNEARGKTLGIIGYGHIGTQLGILAEGIGMKVRFFDIENKLTLGNAEQVVELNKLLAESDVISLHVPETPQTKGMMGNAQIAKMKQDSILINASRGTVVDIDALAQALQDKRLAGAAIDVFPTEPKSNDEEFVSPLRQFDNVILTPHIGGSTQEAQENIAVEVADKLVKYSNNGSTMSAVNFPQVSLPEHDNRHRILHIHHNRPGVLTQINQILSENNVNISGQYLQTQGDLGYVVTDIEDGSSQTALDKMREIEGTIRARILY from the coding sequence ATGGCTACAAATACGTCTTATGACAAACAACATTTAAAAGTATTGCTACTCGAAGGAGTACACCCTGTTGCGGAAGAGATATTCCGCCGTGACGGTTATGACAACGTGACCTACCACAAAACGGCTCTTTCTGAACCGGAATTATTAGAGACCATTGGTGAGTATCATTTCATCGGTATTCGCTCTCGAAGCCAACTAAGTGAAAAGGTTCTGGCCGCCGCCAACAAACTTGTCGGTATTGGTTGCTTCTGTATTGGTACCAACCAGGTCAACCTAGACGCAGCCCAAAACAAGGGCATCCCTGTATTTAACGCGCCTTATTCCAATACTCGAAGCGTCGCCGAACTGGTTTTGGGTGAAATGATCATGCTGCTACGCGGTATTCCAGCAAAAAATGCCGCTGCTCACCGCGGTGAATGGCACAAAAGCGCTGCACAATCTAACGAAGCTCGCGGAAAAACTCTGGGGATAATCGGTTACGGGCACATCGGTACGCAATTAGGGATTCTAGCCGAAGGCATCGGCATGAAGGTTCGTTTCTTTGATATCGAGAACAAGCTGACTCTTGGCAACGCCGAACAGGTTGTTGAGCTCAATAAACTATTAGCGGAATCCGACGTCATTAGCTTGCATGTACCTGAAACCCCACAAACCAAAGGCATGATGGGCAACGCTCAAATTGCCAAAATGAAGCAAGATAGTATCCTCATAAATGCCTCACGTGGTACCGTGGTTGATATTGATGCTTTAGCTCAAGCGCTGCAAGACAAACGCTTAGCTGGAGCCGCCATTGATGTATTCCCGACAGAACCAAAGTCTAATGATGAAGAGTTTGTCTCGCCGTTACGCCAATTTGATAACGTGATTTTAACCCCTCATATTGGCGGAAGCACACAAGAAGCCCAAGAAAATATCGCGGTTGAAGTCGCCGATAAACTAGTTAAGTACAGTAATAACGGCTCGACTATGTCAGCGGTCAATTTCCCTCAAGTATCACTACCCGAACATGACAACCGACATCGCATTCTCCATATTCACCATAACCGTCCAGGTGTCCTTACCCAAATTAACCAAATTTTGTCTGAGAATAACGTTAATATTTCAGGACAGTATCTACAGACTCAGGGTGATCTGGGTTACGTGGTTACCGATATTGAAGATGGTTCAAGTCAAACAGCACTGGACAAAATGCGTGAAATTGAAGGCACTATACGAGCAAGAATCTTGTATTAA
- the ubiH gene encoding 2-octaprenyl-6-methoxyphenyl hydroxylase — translation MTAKPNNTYPVVIVGGGMAGASLSLALARQGIACAVFEAYAANMPSQPSFDDRTVALSAASLNILRNLGVGDDFMRVAEPIKHIHVSEQSHIGFTRLKAKDHGMEQLGAVVENWQLGKVLHKNIEQQALIDWFAPTKVLQLEQDSDKAQLTIETSDGEVTVEASLVVLADGARSPLRNSLHIESDIRDFGTSAIVCNVATQQAHQGCAYERFTADGPLAMLPLTHNRMALVWSKPNDEVESYLALSEQEFATALENDFGARLGRITKVGKRFTFPLIQQQAETLFRGRCVVIGNAAQSLHPIAGQGFNLGLRDIAYLSQCLAAVEGDDYGAYQVLRDYEHKRHADRSKTVWITESLARLFANSWAPMSISRNLMLKALDIMPVAKDFFAQQAMGFNFQNSKLAANDE, via the coding sequence ATGACGGCAAAACCTAACAATACATATCCGGTAGTTATAGTTGGTGGTGGAATGGCCGGCGCTAGCCTGTCTTTGGCATTAGCGCGACAAGGTATTGCTTGTGCGGTGTTTGAAGCTTATGCCGCTAACATGCCAAGCCAACCCAGCTTTGATGATCGCACCGTCGCTCTTTCAGCCGCGTCATTAAATATTCTGCGTAACCTTGGGGTCGGTGATGACTTTATGCGAGTTGCAGAGCCGATCAAACACATCCATGTTTCAGAGCAAAGCCATATAGGCTTTACTCGCCTCAAAGCAAAAGACCATGGTATGGAGCAGCTCGGTGCTGTCGTTGAAAACTGGCAGCTGGGTAAAGTGTTGCATAAAAACATCGAACAACAGGCGTTGATTGATTGGTTTGCACCGACCAAAGTACTTCAGCTGGAACAAGATAGCGACAAAGCGCAGTTAACCATTGAGACGTCTGATGGCGAAGTAACTGTCGAAGCATCTTTAGTGGTATTGGCGGATGGCGCACGCTCACCCTTACGCAACAGTCTTCACATTGAAAGTGATATTCGTGACTTTGGAACTTCTGCTATTGTTTGTAATGTCGCCACACAGCAAGCGCACCAAGGCTGTGCCTACGAACGGTTTACTGCCGATGGACCTTTGGCCATGTTGCCTTTGACTCATAATCGGATGGCTTTGGTTTGGTCAAAGCCTAATGATGAAGTGGAGTCCTATCTCGCTTTATCCGAGCAAGAGTTTGCGACAGCATTAGAAAATGATTTCGGAGCGCGCTTAGGACGCATCACTAAAGTCGGTAAGCGGTTCACTTTCCCGCTGATTCAACAGCAAGCGGAAACCTTATTTCGAGGGCGCTGTGTGGTGATCGGTAATGCTGCTCAGTCATTGCACCCGATCGCAGGTCAGGGTTTCAATCTGGGCTTGCGCGATATCGCTTATTTAAGCCAGTGTTTGGCAGCTGTTGAGGGTGATGATTATGGCGCTTATCAGGTATTAAGAGACTACGAACACAAGCGACATGCTGATAGAAGTAAAACCGTGTGGATTACGGAATCCCTAGCGCGGTTATTTGCTAATTCGTGGGCTCCGATGTCGATATCAAGAAATTTAATGCTGAAAGCGCTGGATATTATGCCAGTAGCAAAAGACTTTTTTGCACAGCAAGCCATGGGTTTTAACTTTCAAAACAGTAAGTTGGCAGCCAATGACGAATAA
- the prsK gene encoding XrtA/PEP-CTERM system histidine kinase PrsK, with protein MAGFIASIVLAIYLLVMTLVRWRRIALFWPLIVVALTLAVWSGAKLLEDAYHLPFWLLEWLRLFGFFCTLAMFMWKFARPNVWVNSAVLLVLALWLFIQFQDLGSLSILINPGFAGLILLLLLHLVEIAGNQFAETYRREIATLAGAIGFILVWDLFCMLVFMLDESGTPEVLDISRSIVTSLAISFSIIHLQGIEHSRFQLNEALPRYRPESGLNIFAIYCWIAVVGYILIEVMTRNTELALAFLLTSGVGFMVLSYKKRFFGQLTILYRKLFSAYKYDYRESWIRFNRALDEANVTGNYYQLSIKAIGNIIDSPAGKLWSLRNDSFAYVDNWESPLSDDMSYQLPRSLSDFMDKTNWVIDIQEYQKDSDIYRGLSIDLSEELFRNHRIFIPLRRNDELIGIVGLAASYSKPILNWEDHDLLKAAGLQMASYLAMFEATTQIYEQQHFDAFNRLSAFVVHDIKNVTAQLELITHNAERYRQNQEFVDDAFETVTSATNRLNKMLTQLKRGRSASDLKKVCDLKVLVEKFKKSAERLNWTGKVPEVKVIAEKDALLNVIQHLHQNGLEASDKNSSVMHHIELKGEQVHWHIYDQGTGMDSEFMRKQLFKPFATTKGNAGIGIGVYQCRYLLQSFGGDLIIHSEVNQGTHCIAILASPEGERDGEYGTE; from the coding sequence ATGGCAGGTTTCATTGCCAGTATCGTTCTGGCTATATATCTTTTAGTAATGACGCTGGTGCGCTGGCGGCGTATTGCGCTGTTCTGGCCATTGATTGTGGTGGCGCTCACTTTAGCTGTCTGGAGTGGCGCTAAATTACTGGAGGATGCGTACCACTTACCCTTCTGGTTACTCGAATGGTTGCGCTTATTTGGGTTTTTCTGCACGCTTGCCATGTTTATGTGGAAGTTTGCCCGCCCTAATGTATGGGTTAACAGTGCGGTTCTTTTGGTTCTGGCCTTATGGCTTTTTATTCAATTTCAAGATTTAGGTTCTTTATCCATATTAATTAACCCGGGGTTTGCCGGGTTAATACTACTGTTATTGTTGCATCTGGTTGAAATCGCGGGCAATCAATTTGCAGAAACCTATCGTCGTGAAATCGCTACTCTGGCTGGTGCTATCGGTTTTATATTAGTGTGGGATCTATTCTGCATGTTGGTTTTCATGCTAGACGAGTCTGGTACGCCCGAAGTATTAGATATTTCACGCTCAATCGTGACCTCCTTAGCTATCAGTTTTAGTATTATCCACTTACAAGGTATTGAGCACAGCCGATTCCAACTTAATGAAGCTCTGCCGCGCTATCGGCCAGAGAGTGGACTGAATATTTTTGCCATCTACTGCTGGATCGCGGTGGTGGGGTATATTCTGATAGAAGTGATGACGCGTAATACCGAGTTAGCGCTGGCCTTTTTGCTGACATCGGGCGTTGGTTTCATGGTTCTGTCTTACAAAAAACGCTTCTTCGGACAATTAACCATTCTCTATCGGAAACTATTCTCGGCCTATAAGTACGACTACCGAGAAAGCTGGATTCGCTTTAACCGTGCTCTGGATGAAGCCAACGTTACAGGTAATTATTATCAGTTATCGATTAAGGCAATAGGGAATATTATTGATAGTCCAGCTGGAAAATTATGGAGCTTGCGTAACGATAGCTTTGCTTATGTGGATAACTGGGAGTCGCCATTATCCGATGATATGAGCTATCAACTGCCTCGATCGTTAAGTGACTTCATGGATAAAACAAACTGGGTGATCGATATTCAGGAGTATCAAAAAGACTCGGATATTTACCGCGGTTTGAGCATCGACTTAAGCGAGGAACTGTTTAGAAATCATCGTATCTTTATACCGCTCCGACGAAATGATGAGTTGATTGGAATCGTAGGCTTGGCTGCGAGTTATAGTAAACCGATTCTTAATTGGGAAGATCATGATTTGCTAAAAGCCGCAGGACTCCAGATGGCGAGTTATTTAGCCATGTTTGAGGCAACTACTCAGATTTATGAGCAACAACACTTTGATGCGTTTAACCGCTTATCAGCTTTCGTGGTGCATGATATTAAAAATGTTACCGCGCAATTGGAGTTGATTACTCATAATGCTGAGCGTTACCGCCAAAACCAAGAGTTTGTTGATGATGCTTTCGAAACAGTAACAAGCGCCACGAATCGACTGAATAAAATGTTAACTCAATTGAAACGAGGGCGTTCGGCATCTGATTTGAAGAAAGTTTGCGACTTAAAAGTCCTTGTAGAGAAATTTAAGAAGAGTGCAGAAAGGCTGAACTGGACAGGCAAGGTCCCTGAGGTAAAGGTTATTGCTGAAAAGGATGCCTTGCTTAATGTTATTCAGCATTTACACCAAAATGGTTTAGAAGCAAGTGATAAAAACAGCTCGGTCATGCACCATATAGAGCTTAAAGGTGAGCAAGTTCATTGGCATATTTATGACCAAGGAACTGGCATGGATAGCGAATTTATGCGAAAGCAATTGTTTAAACCATTCGCGACAACCAAGGGGAATGCGGGTATTGGTATTGGGGTATACCAGTGCCGCTATTTGCTACAAAGCTTTGGTGGTGATTTAATTATTCATAGTGAAGTTAATCAAGGTACGCATTGTATCGCGATTTTAGCCTCTCCAGAGGGAGAGAGGGATGGGGAATATGGCACAGAATAA
- a CDS encoding acyl carrier protein codes for MAYEVNINKMIELLSDTLSLSADELSAETQLIGNLPEFDSMAIVSILMQIEEDFGIEIPDDELSGDVFETVQSLTEFVEIQQAATAI; via the coding sequence ATGGCATACGAAGTGAATATCAATAAAATGATTGAGTTATTAAGCGATACCTTATCGCTGTCTGCTGATGAATTATCCGCAGAGACTCAGCTTATTGGCAATTTGCCTGAGTTTGATTCTATGGCGATCGTATCCATTCTGATGCAAATCGAGGAAGATTTCGGTATTGAGATCCCTGATGATGAATTGTCAGGAGATGTTTTCGAAACGGTTCAATCCCTTACTGAATTTGTTGAAATACAGCAAGCCGCGACGGCGATATAA
- a CDS encoding 5-formyltetrahydrofolate cyclo-ligase — MNEFVTQKNYIRTRIKHERQSLTSPFMQRSAIALLGHVSQSQLIENHNNIAFYLPVRGEISCMPIIEYALSQGKKCFVPKIRAGRKRSMWFLPYEGRESVEKGRFGILEPTASASRAIATSELELVFMPLVAFDNTGNRLGMGGGYYDTVFGSLSPQKRPQLIGLAYNLQKVPQVPAEKWDLKMDGVITPNHYHRFTE, encoded by the coding sequence ATGAACGAATTTGTTACACAAAAAAACTATATTCGTACTCGAATCAAGCATGAACGGCAAAGTCTCACATCGCCTTTTATGCAACGTTCTGCTATTGCCTTACTCGGTCATGTCTCACAATCTCAACTGATTGAAAACCATAACAATATTGCCTTCTATCTACCAGTTAGAGGTGAAATTAGCTGTATGCCGATCATTGAGTATGCTTTATCCCAAGGTAAAAAGTGTTTTGTCCCTAAAATTCGTGCCGGTCGTAAGCGCTCCATGTGGTTCTTGCCCTACGAAGGACGTGAATCCGTTGAAAAAGGTAGGTTTGGCATATTAGAACCCACAGCCAGCGCTAGCCGAGCCATTGCCACCAGTGAGTTAGAGTTAGTCTTTATGCCCCTAGTGGCCTTTGACAATACCGGCAACCGCCTCGGTATGGGGGGCGGCTATTATGACACAGTGTTTGGTAGCTTAAGTCCGCAAAAACGTCCCCAACTTATTGGTCTGGCTTATAATTTACAGAAAGTGCCTCAAGTGCCGGCAGAAAAGTGGGACCTAAAAATGGATGGCGTGATCACACCTAACCACTACCACCGTTTTACCGAATAG
- the pepP gene encoding Xaa-Pro aminopeptidase yields the protein MRAINFAARRKKLMQWMGPNSIAILPAAEEKVRSHDVNFPFRQDNNFWYLTGFNEPEAVMVLIPGRKQAEFILFNREKDITQERWHGKRLGQDGAIEQLGADDAFPIEDIDDILPGLMEGRDRIYFALGANSEFDHKVMEWRSELMTSPAKRTGSPGELIDIGHHLHDMRLVKSAPEVQRIRHAAKASAKAHIELMKACAPGKTERDLETELHYHFAKGGCRYPAYPSIIASGENANILHYIENSDELKDGDLLLVDAGGEFEHYASDISRTIPVNGTYSTEQAALYDLVLEAQLAAIEMVKPGNHWDHIHNKAVEVLTKGLVELKILKGDPDDLIKRGVYREFYMHKTGHWLGLDVHDVGDYHLHGEPRVLEPGMVLTVEPALYIPQNMTRVNGSNIAKKWRGIGIRIEDDILVTSKGYDILSKDVPKARDEIERLMAG from the coding sequence ATGAGAGCCATTAATTTTGCAGCCCGACGCAAGAAGTTAATGCAATGGATGGGGCCAAACTCCATCGCTATTTTGCCCGCCGCCGAAGAAAAAGTACGCAGTCATGACGTCAACTTTCCGTTCCGTCAGGACAATAACTTTTGGTATTTGACCGGTTTTAATGAGCCTGAAGCGGTGATGGTGCTTATTCCAGGGAGAAAGCAGGCCGAATTTATCCTGTTTAATCGTGAGAAAGATATTACTCAAGAGCGTTGGCATGGCAAACGCTTGGGGCAGGATGGTGCGATTGAGCAGCTGGGAGCAGACGATGCTTTCCCTATTGAGGATATTGATGATATCTTGCCGGGCTTGATGGAAGGGCGTGATCGGATCTATTTTGCTTTGGGTGCCAACTCGGAGTTTGATCATAAAGTCATGGAGTGGCGCAGTGAGCTCATGACCTCACCAGCTAAACGAACCGGCTCTCCCGGAGAGTTGATTGATATTGGCCACCACCTGCACGATATGCGACTGGTCAAGTCAGCTCCAGAAGTGCAACGCATTCGTCATGCGGCAAAAGCATCGGCAAAAGCGCATATAGAATTAATGAAGGCTTGTGCTCCAGGTAAAACGGAACGCGACTTAGAAACCGAGCTACACTACCATTTCGCCAAGGGTGGCTGCCGTTATCCCGCATATCCATCGATTATCGCCTCTGGGGAAAACGCCAACATCCTACATTACATTGAAAATTCGGATGAGCTGAAAGACGGTGACTTATTATTGGTCGATGCTGGTGGTGAGTTCGAGCATTATGCCTCAGATATTAGCCGAACCATTCCTGTGAATGGCACATACAGTACTGAGCAAGCTGCCTTATATGATCTGGTTCTAGAAGCTCAGTTGGCTGCTATTGAGATGGTGAAACCGGGCAATCACTGGGATCATATTCATAATAAAGCGGTGGAAGTGCTGACCAAGGGGTTGGTGGAATTAAAGATTCTTAAAGGTGATCCAGACGATTTAATAAAGCGTGGTGTTTACCGAGAGTTTTACATGCACAAAACCGGACATTGGCTTGGCTTAGACGTGCATGATGTCGGCGATTATCATCTGCATGGCGAACCTAGGGTACTGGAACCGGGAATGGTGTTAACGGTTGAACCTGCGCTGTATATTCCACAGAACATGACTCGTGTTAATGGCAGTAATATTGCAAAGAAATGGCGCGGTATTGGGATACGAATTGAAGACGATATCCTAGTCACCAGTAAAGGTTATGACATCCTTTCGAAAGACGTTCCGAAAGCTCGGGATGAGATTGAGCGCCTGATGGCGGGTTAA
- a CDS encoding cell division protein ZapA, which translates to MAESMAKSKATPVNITILGKEFQVASPEDEHQTLLQAANFLDQRMREIRSSGKVLGLERIAVMAALNISYELLNSPTPSSEEASEVEQRIQLMQTKIDDALKESEQIGLTDNP; encoded by the coding sequence ATGGCTGAATCCATGGCTAAATCCAAAGCTACTCCGGTGAATATCACCATACTGGGGAAAGAATTTCAGGTTGCGAGTCCAGAGGACGAGCACCAAACTTTGCTTCAAGCAGCGAACTTTCTAGATCAGCGTATGCGTGAAATACGTTCTTCTGGCAAGGTGCTAGGCTTGGAGCGCATTGCTGTCATGGCTGCACTAAACATCAGCTACGAACTTCTCAACTCTCCTACTCCCAGCTCCGAAGAAGCGTCTGAAGTCGAGCAGCGTATCCAGCTCATGCAAACTAAAATTGACGACGCGCTCAAAGAAAGCGAGCAAATAGGGCTGACGGACAACCCCTGA
- a CDS encoding UPF0149 family protein, protein MNYTQASELCQDFFPDLTPSELAGMIHGLFGHGFVIESGRWQQHMSEFLASGEPLPEPALEGLEQLIAFCQKDYQADSFSIDLMKPEDDLPLEQRAKAVGEWCQGYLTGYGLVPQKDDKKLEDESKEALEDIGEIAKIDFEMSEPDEEMEKAFMTVCEHIKMSALLLFQANQPEPMPDPEQQQQIH, encoded by the coding sequence ATGAATTACACACAAGCATCAGAGCTGTGCCAAGATTTTTTCCCTGACTTAACGCCATCGGAGCTTGCTGGCATGATTCATGGCCTTTTTGGGCATGGTTTTGTGATTGAAAGCGGTCGCTGGCAACAGCACATGAGTGAGTTCCTTGCATCAGGCGAGCCACTTCCTGAGCCTGCTTTAGAAGGTCTTGAGCAGTTGATTGCATTTTGCCAAAAAGATTACCAGGCTGACTCTTTCTCAATAGATTTGATGAAGCCCGAAGATGATTTGCCGTTGGAGCAGCGTGCTAAAGCTGTGGGCGAATGGTGCCAAGGGTACCTAACAGGGTACGGTTTGGTGCCTCAGAAAGATGATAAAAAGCTTGAGGACGAGTCGAAAGAAGCGCTCGAGGACATTGGCGAGATTGCCAAGATTGACTTCGAGATGTCAGAGCCTGATGAAGAAATGGAAAAAGCATTTATGACAGTTTGTGAGCATATCAAAATGTCGGCCTTGCTATTATTTCAAGCGAATCAGCCAGAGCCAATGCCCGATCCTGAACAGCAGCAACAAATACATTAA
- a CDS encoding EVE domain-containing protein, with the protein MAYWLMKSEPDVFGIEHLKALPKKTDHWDGVRNYQARNMMRDDMKVGDQVFFYHSNCKPPAIVGIMEVTKEGYVDHTAFDPDEKYYDPKSNPDKPRWYMVDVTHVRDLKREIPLDELKSYPELANMRLVQKGNRLSIMPVEKDEWDFILSIEDDKA; encoded by the coding sequence ATGGCCTATTGGTTAATGAAATCTGAGCCGGATGTTTTCGGCATCGAACACCTTAAAGCCCTTCCTAAAAAAACCGATCATTGGGACGGCGTCCGTAATTATCAGGCAAGAAATATGATGCGTGATGATATGAAGGTTGGCGATCAAGTCTTTTTTTACCATTCAAATTGTAAGCCACCAGCGATTGTTGGCATTATGGAAGTGACCAAAGAAGGTTATGTGGATCACACGGCTTTCGATCCTGATGAAAAGTATTACGATCCTAAAAGCAATCCTGACAAGCCTCGTTGGTACATGGTTGATGTCACACACGTGCGCGATTTAAAGCGAGAAATCCCACTGGATGAACTCAAATCTTACCCAGAGCTTGCTAATATGCGTTTGGTGCAAAAAGGTAATCGACTATCCATCATGCCGGTCGAAAAAGACGAGTGGGACTTTATTTTAAGTATTGAGGATGACAAAGCATGA
- the zapB gene encoding cell division protein ZapB — MSADYDTGTMTNSQFEQLEEKIDALLARFNTIDTENKQLRQQVNELRIEKDRLHSRNESARKQIDLMISRLKSI; from the coding sequence ATGTCGGCTGACTATGACACTGGTACTATGACAAACAGTCAATTTGAACAGTTAGAAGAAAAAATTGACGCCTTACTGGCGCGCTTTAATACAATTGACACCGAAAACAAACAGCTTCGGCAGCAAGTCAATGAGCTTCGTATAGAAAAAGATCGGCTTCACAGCCGTAATGAATCTGCGCGTAAGCAAATTGACTTGATGATTTCGCGTTTAAAATCAATATAG